In a single window of the Methanomassiliicoccales archaeon genome:
- a CDS encoding helix-turn-helix domain-containing protein yields MREQLREKMAGEIVLSVDAGKTIRKWREEFGVSQQELAKYMGVSPSVISDYESGRRRSPGIVIVRRLVDGLIALDEASGGKILKKYDLAEKSDCIISIKEFKSSLKASDFVQTIEGEPLTKSVSLDMDIHGFTIIDSMKAITALSSMDYLKIYGWSSERALIFTGVKFGRSPMIAIRAHPMKPALVVYHRPEHVDDLAIRLATLEGLPLIKTTLPIQTLVERLERIE; encoded by the coding sequence ATGCGGGAGCAGCTCAGGGAAAAAATGGCTGGCGAGATCGTCCTGTCCGTGGATGCGGGCAAAACGATCAGGAAGTGGAGGGAGGAGTTCGGGGTCTCCCAGCAGGAGCTGGCAAAGTACATGGGCGTTTCCCCGTCGGTCATCAGCGATTACGAATCGGGAAGGCGCAGATCTCCCGGGATCGTCATCGTCAGAAGACTGGTCGATGGTCTGATCGCGCTCGATGAAGCGTCAGGCGGCAAGATTCTGAAGAAATACGACCTGGCCGAGAAGAGCGATTGCATCATCAGCATAAAGGAGTTCAAGTCGTCCTTAAAGGCATCGGACTTCGTCCAGACGATCGAGGGCGAGCCGCTCACCAAGAGCGTCAGCCTGGATATGGACATTCACGGGTTCACGATCATCGATTCGATGAAGGCCATCACCGCGCTGAGCTCGATGGACTACCTGAAGATCTACGGTTGGAGCAGCGAAAGGGCACTGATCTTCACTGGGGTCAAGTTCGGCCGTTCTCCAATGATCGCGATACGGGCGCATCCGATGAAACCGGCCTTGGTAGTGTACCACCGCCCGGAACACGTGGACGACCTGGCCATACGCCTGGCGACGCTGGAAGGATTACCGCTGATCAAGACTACGTTACCGATCCAGACCCTCGTGGAGAGGTTGGAACGGATAGAGTAA
- a CDS encoding hydroxymethylglutaryl-CoA synthase — MDVGIVSYGAYVPRYRIGPQEIGRVWGADGEMMSKNLLIFSKSVPAPDEDVITISVEAARAMMRRTNVNPQEIGALYVGSESHPYAVKPTGTIVAEAIEASPNLTVADFEFACKAGTAAIQVCMGLVGSGMIKYGVAIGADTSQGAPGDALEYSASAGGAAYLIGSSEIIARINSTFSYTTDTPDFWRREGQPYPSHGGRFTGEPAYFKHITSAAKGLLAKVGSKPTDYQYAIFHQPNGKFPMRVAKQLGFTEKQIETGLLTPVIGNTYSGAVPLGLASVLDVASPGDRIFVVAYGSGAGADGFDITVTDKIAAYRRDEAPTVKQILENKKFIDYATYAKFRGKIRLKEGSE, encoded by the coding sequence ATGGATGTGGGTATTGTAAGCTACGGAGCGTACGTGCCAAGGTACAGGATCGGGCCACAGGAGATCGGCCGGGTCTGGGGTGCGGATGGGGAAATGATGTCGAAGAACCTTCTGATCTTTTCCAAGTCCGTCCCGGCCCCCGATGAGGATGTTATAACCATCTCTGTGGAGGCGGCACGCGCCATGATGCGCCGGACCAATGTGAACCCGCAGGAAATCGGGGCTTTGTATGTCGGCTCGGAATCCCACCCCTACGCGGTGAAACCGACCGGGACCATAGTCGCCGAGGCCATCGAAGCCTCGCCGAACCTTACAGTGGCCGATTTCGAGTTCGCCTGCAAAGCGGGAACGGCAGCCATCCAGGTGTGCATGGGACTGGTTGGTTCAGGAATGATAAAGTACGGTGTGGCCATCGGGGCCGACACTTCCCAGGGAGCGCCCGGGGATGCCTTGGAGTACTCCGCTTCGGCCGGCGGCGCGGCCTATCTGATCGGTTCCAGCGAGATCATCGCCAGGATCAATTCGACCTTTTCATACACCACTGACACCCCGGACTTCTGGAGGAGGGAGGGCCAGCCCTATCCGTCCCACGGCGGGAGGTTCACCGGCGAGCCTGCCTATTTCAAGCATATCACATCAGCGGCCAAGGGCCTGCTGGCCAAGGTTGGTTCCAAACCGACCGACTATCAGTACGCCATCTTCCACCAGCCGAACGGCAAGTTCCCCATGCGGGTGGCCAAGCAGCTGGGCTTCACGGAGAAGCAGATCGAGACAGGACTGTTGACCCCGGTCATCGGCAACACCTACTCCGGAGCCGTCCCATTGGGACTGGCATCGGTGCTGGACGTGGCGAGCCCGGGCGACCGCATCTTCGTCGTGGCCTATGGGTCCGGCGCCGGCGCGGACGGCTTCGACATCACCGTCACGGACAAGATCGCCGCATACCGGCGGGACGAGGCCCCCACGGTCAAGCAGATACTGGAGAACAAGAAGTTCATCGATTACGCCACGTATGCTAAGTTCCGCGGCAAGATCAGGCTCAAGGAGGGATCCGAGTGA
- a CDS encoding thiolase domain-containing protein, with protein MREVAVIGIGATKFGELWDLSFREIGIQAGLAAVYDANLSGEDIDALYVGNMSAGRYIQQEHVAALIADYSGMARDNIPATRVEAAGASGGLALRQGYMAVASGMHDIVVVGGAEKMTDVGDNESNEIQSSAADEQWEVTFGATFPSLHAMIARRHMHDFGTTREQIAQVAVKNHKHGSLNPKAQYQKEISLDTVLKSPVVSDPLGMFDCAPNSDGAAAVVLCAMEKAKKYTDTPVKILASGQASDTLALHHRSSIVGFNATRVAAERAFKQARLTAKDVNFAEVHDNFTISEILAIEDLGFFPKGQGGKATMDGQTLLGGKIAINTSGGLKARGDPIGATGVAQIVEVVTQLRGQAGKRQVADAKVGLAQNVGGTGATAVVHILGVA; from the coding sequence GTGAGAGAGGTTGCAGTCATTGGAATAGGCGCCACCAAGTTCGGCGAGCTATGGGACCTATCGTTCCGGGAGATCGGCATACAGGCAGGATTGGCGGCGGTCTACGATGCCAACCTGTCCGGCGAGGACATCGATGCCCTCTATGTGGGCAATATGTCCGCGGGAAGATACATCCAGCAGGAGCACGTAGCGGCGTTGATCGCCGATTACTCGGGCATGGCCAGGGACAACATACCGGCGACCCGTGTGGAGGCGGCCGGTGCGTCCGGAGGCCTGGCGCTGCGCCAGGGATACATGGCGGTGGCATCCGGCATGCACGATATCGTCGTGGTGGGCGGAGCGGAGAAGATGACCGATGTCGGCGACAACGAGTCGAACGAGATCCAGTCATCAGCGGCCGATGAGCAATGGGAGGTCACTTTCGGAGCGACCTTCCCGTCCCTGCACGCCATGATCGCCCGCCGTCACATGCATGACTTCGGCACCACTCGCGAGCAAATAGCCCAAGTGGCGGTCAAGAACCACAAGCATGGCTCACTGAACCCGAAGGCCCAGTATCAGAAGGAGATAAGCCTGGATACGGTGCTCAAGTCGCCCGTGGTCTCGGACCCGCTCGGCATGTTCGACTGCGCCCCCAACTCTGACGGGGCGGCGGCAGTGGTGCTGTGCGCGATGGAGAAGGCCAAGAAATACACCGACACCCCGGTCAAGATACTGGCATCGGGCCAGGCATCGGACACGCTGGCATTGCATCACCGCAGCAGCATCGTCGGGTTCAACGCCACCAGGGTCGCGGCGGAACGCGCGTTCAAACAGGCCCGGCTGACGGCCAAGGACGTCAACTTCGCCGAGGTGCACGACAACTTCACCATATCCGAGATATTGGCCATCGAGGACCTGGGCTTCTTCCCCAAGGGACAGGGCGGAAAGGCCACCATGGACGGGCAGACGCTGCTCGGCGGCAAGATCGCCATCAACACCTCCGGAGGCCTGAAGGCGAGAGGCGATCCGATCGGCGCCACCGGAGTTGCGCAGATCGTCGAGGTCGTCACCCAGCTGCGCGGCCAGGCTGGAAAGCGCCAGGTGGCCGATGCCAAGGTCGGACTGGCGCAGAACGTGGGCGGGACCGGCGCCACGGCCGTCGTCCATATCCTGGGGGTGGCCTGA
- a CDS encoding Zn-ribbon domain-containing OB-fold protein, with product MTTARFWRENASRYNMTGAQCTVCGKVHFPPRSVCPTCHRKSIGKIVPLKLKGEGEVFSYTVVHEAPSQFEMQKPYVMAIIRMKEGVMVTGQLIDIDQNELSIGMKVRATMRKLGSDGPDGVIHYGYKFAPVRQ from the coding sequence ATGACCACCGCCAGGTTCTGGAGGGAGAACGCCTCGCGTTACAACATGACCGGCGCCCAGTGCACCGTTTGCGGGAAGGTGCACTTCCCTCCGCGGTCAGTGTGCCCGACCTGTCACCGTAAGTCCATCGGGAAGATCGTGCCACTGAAGCTGAAGGGTGAGGGAGAGGTCTTCTCCTATACCGTGGTCCATGAGGCTCCGTCCCAGTTCGAGATGCAGAAGCCCTACGTCATGGCCATCATCCGGATGAAGGAAGGGGTCATGGTCACGGGCCAACTGATCGACATCGATCAGAACGAGCTTTCGATCGGCATGAAGGTCAGGGCGACCATGAGAAAACTGGGATCGGATGGGCCTGATGGAGTGATCCATTATGGCTACAAGTTCGCGCCGGTCAGGCAGTGA
- a CDS encoding lipocalin family protein — MSELKTVEHVDLTRYMGTWYEIAKFPQRFEKGLVGVTATYSLLPNGKVQVINGGYVGDLSGRHRTAKGKAWVVDTGSNAKLKVSFFWPFAADYWILELGKEYEYAVVGDGSRKYLWILSRTPRMDVAVYDELLQRIGEKGFDTSRLEKDPQQNGHRQDVGSG; from the coding sequence ATGTCCGAGCTGAAGACCGTGGAGCACGTCGACCTCACCAGGTACATGGGAACATGGTACGAGATCGCGAAATTCCCGCAGAGGTTCGAAAAGGGCCTGGTGGGAGTGACCGCAACCTACTCGCTGCTGCCGAACGGAAAGGTCCAGGTCATCAATGGCGGATATGTCGGGGACCTCAGCGGCAGACACCGGACCGCCAAGGGCAAGGCTTGGGTGGTCGACACGGGTTCGAATGCCAAGCTGAAGGTAAGCTTCTTCTGGCCCTTCGCTGCCGACTACTGGATCCTGGAACTGGGAAAGGAATACGAATATGCGGTCGTGGGCGACGGATCGAGGAAATACCTCTGGATCCTTTCACGGACGCCCCGGATGGACGTTGCCGTGTATGACGAACTGCTCCAGCGCATCGGTGAGAAGGGATTCGACACATCAAGGCTGGAGAAGGATCCTCAGCAGAACGGCCATCGACAGGATGTCGGTTCCGGATGA
- a CDS encoding CARDB domain-containing protein — translation MTGDYIKQLQLKKQIEQKAKEAAKSREAAEEKLVQAENSLKLAKKIDAPSAESEKFLTEASSFFKEKDYRSSVSMSTKSLETSNKAQRDRVSSMIGDADELRNLVEKRGAKAEDLAQISQEARSTLAKGLLEDAFAMSKDLWDKVEKFVNRYMATAFGEAQTVLLLAEGQGIVVDAERKGLAEARDLLEKEQVPSSMEKLASCLESLESALTDKFQTRADSLMDVSRYQPDVTVDLSKVERTVKKAQGQMEQGSYEEAFVTLSSAEGEQQKALTKGFATELQSLRKRGMALKDHGVDIKDLNSTISIQKDLLKDFKFNEALDGTKLVRAALHEKETVLISESLLKLRPKLLIAKRLGIDLGGASKKIEAARAGLSASEIDDAMAQLAAAEEEIGNALKGLADLESELSRTRTAMSRADDLGLDTTTSKSFMDSARRATLSHEFVSAAGLLREAQSELNKQLEEHYAKDVMAIEIKFAGAARIGVDVTDENGMLDKIVDLIKKGEFTVAPELLAKCSETTDSKLRFQVQKALDEGRANLESYKGSMDVSSASAMLDQARKAMDKNEFVDAYDLAAEAAEALNREEKQALETRLGEARSMLDILKELNCESVTLKDKMAKAEEMRAKNSTMQALRTANDVVQFSHSIILDELTREMASTSRAISLERKKGVEVMKPEHLLEEAGRALKEGAFQKAFENLKDAGTSLKQLTSVHVEIYDRIVEISTLLEEADSKGIDTRKATDLLLKTKRMFESGKYGDARAASAASYAETEVIVAPFMAARRIEEAKELVMAMDTLGLDTSSAMSSIQAATELEGKNGHLTALKTMNSGIELIRGQLASGISRELEVCRSLLERTRSAGIDISSPQQILTKAASLLAEKRYLEALRAAQMTRSELDQLMLMEQKANEQIERTMATLKAIQDLGVNVSPAVETLNQARIIQKQGNHPLAMELSKRAVDQAAHLMDMMASRKLDEVDVKMRREELEGPDLVIVDRIRKDINERINQRRFRDVLPLVRNYEDELLKVKEIRDSVQRTIVEVRSRFDEAAASGVYSEELRQLMAKAEEKLKDKAFAEASALALRSRDELTQLREMFEARMAELQSLKHDFQFLDEGDDRTNIGMLLDQTDEALLSMDFERSSLYLHRANAQFQDVARRESGRNHAEMTKLFKLLSEIGYDRSKLSPSVLKLQEIKIGTFGPKNLEMLTVGVRTLRQVTLDEFDRKRRKVSEGIEKARRTGLDVSASEGLYTSATGVLLMQDIGEAFRTLQKSERLIGAATAATEEFKKVRNKLKAELDTLRAADMPVVAAEQILKKADALRNIDTKQGMTLLREAMAKVEEQKELMMPDIGIDIDFMDEPKRGEWAKFRLHVTNNGIAAAREIKLEIVGDVEVKGLTDIDRLPKGEKRTVDVSICPKSSGSIMVKLMLSCKPLVSEEMVGFESELELTVG, via the coding sequence TTGACTGGAGATTACATTAAACAGCTGCAGCTCAAGAAACAAATTGAGCAGAAAGCGAAGGAGGCAGCTAAGAGCCGCGAGGCTGCGGAGGAGAAGCTCGTACAAGCAGAGAACTCCCTGAAGCTCGCCAAGAAGATAGACGCTCCATCCGCAGAGTCTGAGAAATTCTTGACCGAGGCCAGCTCATTTTTCAAGGAAAAGGATTACCGGTCATCGGTCAGCATGTCCACCAAGAGCCTGGAAACATCAAATAAGGCCCAGAGGGACCGGGTCTCATCGATGATCGGGGACGCCGATGAGCTGAGGAACCTGGTGGAGAAAAGAGGGGCGAAGGCCGAAGACCTCGCCCAGATCTCTCAGGAAGCCAGGTCTACATTGGCCAAGGGATTGCTGGAGGACGCCTTTGCCATGTCCAAGGATCTGTGGGACAAGGTGGAGAAGTTCGTCAACCGCTACATGGCCACCGCCTTTGGGGAAGCTCAAACTGTCCTGCTCCTGGCCGAGGGGCAGGGTATCGTGGTCGACGCCGAGCGGAAGGGGCTGGCCGAGGCCCGGGACCTGCTGGAAAAAGAGCAGGTGCCTTCCTCCATGGAAAAGCTGGCATCATGCCTGGAATCGCTGGAGTCGGCACTCACCGATAAATTCCAGACCCGGGCTGACAGCCTGATGGATGTCTCCAGATATCAGCCCGACGTGACAGTGGACCTGTCAAAGGTCGAAAGAACGGTAAAGAAGGCCCAGGGGCAGATGGAGCAAGGCTCGTATGAGGAAGCGTTCGTCACCCTGTCATCGGCCGAAGGCGAACAACAGAAGGCGCTGACCAAAGGATTCGCCACTGAGCTCCAATCCCTCCGCAAGAGGGGGATGGCTCTCAAGGACCACGGGGTCGACATAAAGGACCTCAACTCCACTATCTCTATCCAGAAGGACCTGCTGAAGGATTTCAAGTTCAACGAGGCGCTCGACGGCACGAAACTCGTGAGAGCTGCACTGCATGAGAAGGAGACGGTACTGATATCCGAATCCTTGCTGAAGCTCCGCCCGAAACTGCTCATCGCAAAGCGCCTTGGCATAGACCTTGGCGGTGCGTCGAAGAAGATCGAGGCTGCGAGGGCCGGCCTGTCCGCCTCGGAGATCGATGATGCCATGGCGCAGTTGGCGGCCGCCGAGGAAGAGATAGGGAACGCCCTGAAAGGCCTGGCCGACCTAGAATCTGAGCTCTCCAGGACCAGGACGGCCATGTCCAGGGCGGACGACCTTGGACTGGACACCACCACTTCGAAGAGCTTCATGGACTCGGCAAGGAGGGCCACGCTGTCCCATGAGTTCGTCAGTGCAGCCGGATTGCTACGGGAGGCACAATCGGAGCTGAACAAACAGCTGGAGGAACACTACGCCAAGGACGTGATGGCGATCGAGATCAAGTTCGCCGGAGCGGCGCGCATAGGCGTGGACGTCACCGATGAGAACGGGATGCTGGATAAGATCGTCGACCTCATCAAGAAGGGCGAGTTCACGGTGGCCCCGGAACTGCTCGCCAAATGCTCCGAGACCACGGATTCCAAGCTGCGGTTCCAGGTCCAGAAGGCCCTGGACGAGGGGAGGGCGAACCTGGAATCATACAAGGGATCGATGGACGTCAGCAGCGCCTCGGCGATGCTGGACCAGGCACGCAAGGCGATGGACAAGAACGAGTTCGTTGACGCCTATGACCTGGCGGCGGAGGCGGCCGAGGCATTGAACCGCGAGGAGAAGCAGGCCCTCGAGACCAGGCTGGGAGAGGCCCGTAGCATGCTCGACATCCTCAAGGAGCTCAATTGCGAGAGCGTCACCCTCAAGGACAAAATGGCCAAGGCGGAGGAGATGAGGGCCAAGAACAGCACCATGCAGGCCCTCCGCACCGCCAACGACGTCGTCCAATTCTCCCATTCGATCATCCTTGACGAGCTCACCCGGGAGATGGCCTCCACATCCCGCGCCATCTCATTGGAGCGCAAGAAGGGCGTCGAGGTCATGAAACCCGAGCACCTCCTAGAGGAGGCCGGCCGGGCGTTGAAGGAGGGGGCGTTCCAGAAGGCGTTCGAGAACCTGAAGGATGCGGGAACGAGCCTCAAACAGCTGACCAGCGTCCATGTGGAGATCTACGACCGGATCGTAGAGATCTCCACCCTGCTCGAGGAGGCGGACTCCAAAGGCATCGATACCAGGAAGGCCACGGACCTGCTCCTGAAGACCAAGCGCATGTTCGAGAGCGGCAAGTATGGGGACGCACGCGCCGCCTCCGCGGCCTCATACGCCGAGACCGAGGTCATAGTGGCCCCGTTCATGGCGGCAAGGAGGATCGAGGAGGCCAAGGAATTGGTGATGGCCATGGACACGCTCGGTCTGGACACTTCGTCAGCGATGTCATCGATCCAGGCCGCCACCGAGCTGGAAGGCAAGAACGGCCACCTGACCGCCCTGAAGACGATGAACAGCGGCATCGAACTGATCAGGGGCCAGCTGGCGTCCGGTATCTCGCGGGAGCTCGAGGTATGCAGATCGTTGCTAGAAAGAACCAGGAGCGCCGGGATAGACATCAGCTCACCGCAACAGATACTAACAAAGGCCGCCAGCCTGCTGGCTGAGAAACGGTATCTGGAAGCACTACGGGCGGCACAGATGACCAGGAGCGAGCTGGACCAACTGATGCTCATGGAACAGAAGGCCAATGAACAGATCGAACGGACCATGGCCACCCTCAAGGCGATCCAGGACCTGGGTGTGAACGTCTCGCCGGCCGTCGAGACGTTGAACCAGGCACGCATCATCCAAAAGCAGGGCAATCACCCGCTAGCCATGGAGCTTTCCAAGCGTGCCGTGGACCAGGCGGCCCACCTGATGGACATGATGGCCTCCAGAAAGCTCGACGAGGTCGACGTGAAGATGAGAAGGGAGGAACTGGAAGGGCCGGACCTGGTCATCGTCGACCGCATACGCAAGGACATCAACGAGCGCATCAACCAGCGCCGGTTCCGTGACGTGCTTCCGCTGGTGCGCAACTACGAGGACGAACTGCTTAAGGTGAAGGAGATCAGGGATTCGGTCCAGCGCACCATCGTCGAGGTGCGTTCCAGGTTCGATGAGGCCGCCGCGTCCGGGGTCTATTCAGAGGAACTCAGGCAGCTCATGGCCAAAGCCGAGGAAAAGCTGAAGGATAAGGCCTTCGCAGAGGCCAGCGCTTTGGCCCTCCGGAGCCGCGACGAACTTACCCAATTGCGCGAGATGTTCGAGGCCAGGATGGCGGAGCTGCAATCTCTCAAACATGACTTCCAGTTCCTGGACGAAGGTGATGATCGGACGAACATAGGCATGCTGCTGGACCAGACCGATGAGGCATTGCTTTCCATGGATTTCGAAAGGTCTTCCCTTTACCTGCACCGGGCAAATGCACAGTTCCAGGATGTTGCCCGACGTGAATCCGGCCGTAACCATGCCGAGATGACCAAGCTGTTCAAGCTTCTATCCGAGATCGGTTACGACCGTTCGAAGCTCTCCCCAAGCGTGCTGAAGCTGCAGGAGATCAAGATCGGCACCTTCGGCCCGAAGAACCTGGAAATGCTGACGGTCGGCGTAAGGACGCTGCGTCAGGTGACCCTCGATGAGTTCGATCGGAAACGCAGGAAGGTGTCCGAAGGGATAGAGAAGGCCAGAAGGACCGGCCTGGACGTCAGTGCAAGTGAAGGGCTGTACACCAGCGCCACCGGGGTCCTCCTGATGCAGGACATCGGCGAGGCCTTCCGGACCCTGCAGAAGAGCGAACGCCTGATAGGCGCGGCCACCGCCGCGACGGAGGAGTTCAAGAAGGTCCGTAATAAGCTGAAGGCCGAGCTGGACACGTTGAGGGCGGCCGACATGCCCGTGGTCGCGGCGGAACAGATTCTGAAGAAGGCGGACGCGCTTCGCAACATCGATACCAAACAGGGGATGACGCTACTCCGTGAGGCGATGGCAAAGGTGGAGGAACAGAAGGAGCTCATGATGCCGGACATAGGCATCGACATCGATTTCATGGACGAGCCGAAGAGAGGGGAATGGGCCAAATTCCGCCTGCACGTCACCAATAACGGCATCGCAGCGGCCCGGGAGATCAAACTGGAAATCGTCGGGGATGTCGAGGTGAAGGGGCTGACCGACATCGACCGGTTGCCTAAGGGCGAGAAGAGGACCGTCGATGTCTCGATCTGCCCGAAAAGCTCCGGTTCGATCATGGTCAAACTGATGCTGTCCTGCAAGCCGCTTGTATCTGAGGAGATGGTCGGCTTCGAGTCCGAGCTCGAACTGACGGTCGGGTAG
- the cgi121 gene encoding KEOPS complex subunit Cgi121, with the protein MNSVFILGARGEACGAAEFMQQVQSLPCDVLPMDADRVCGKAHLEAAVIHAKRAMEQGTNASTTVSMETMLFASGERQISKAKEKMGVKDGMRHFALVLFDCDDPSEVLRRLKLIKDDLVLLPSKEKAVAFGIDRDELKTVPEGQWADLVLERVAFVEILKR; encoded by the coding sequence ATGAACTCGGTCTTCATACTGGGGGCGAGAGGGGAAGCGTGCGGCGCCGCCGAATTCATGCAGCAGGTCCAGTCGCTTCCCTGCGACGTGCTCCCGATGGACGCGGACAGGGTCTGCGGCAAGGCGCACCTGGAAGCGGCGGTGATCCATGCCAAAAGGGCCATGGAGCAGGGGACCAACGCCTCGACGACGGTGTCCATGGAGACCATGCTCTTCGCGTCTGGCGAACGCCAGATATCCAAGGCCAAGGAGAAGATGGGGGTAAAGGACGGAATGAGGCATTTTGCACTGGTCCTGTTCGATTGCGACGACCCCTCGGAGGTCCTGCGCAGGTTGAAACTGATCAAGGACGACCTTGTCCTACTGCCTTCAAAAGAGAAGGCGGTCGCCTTTGGCATCGACCGGGACGAGCTCAAAACGGTCCCGGAAGGGCAATGGGCGGACCTTGTTCTGGAAAGGGTCGCCTTCGTCGAAATTTTGAAGCGCTGA